One genomic segment of Helianthus annuus cultivar XRQ/B chromosome 14, HanXRQr2.0-SUNRISE, whole genome shotgun sequence includes these proteins:
- the LOC110905921 gene encoding protein C2-DOMAIN ABA-RELATED 4: MDHLLGLLSIRVQKGVNLAATDHIRGGDPYVVFRLGNQTLKTGVVKNTLNPVWDEVLTLPIFEPITIKMEVYDKDRFSRDDEMGDADLDIKPLIEVLRLRLDDLPNETIIATIKPTRTNCLAEESNITWSKGEVIQNMVLRLRNAVSGEVEVQLGWINVPGSKGL, encoded by the exons ATGGATCACTTGTTGGGTTTGTTAAGCATTCGTGTGCAGAAAGGCGTAAACCTTGCCGCTACTGATCACATCCGAGGTGGCGATCCTTATGTTGTTTTTCGACTAGGCAATCAG ACATTGAAGACTGGAGTTGTGAAGAATACCCTTAATCCGGTGTGGGATGAAGTTTTAACCCTTCCGATTTTTGAACCTATAACGATCAAAATG GAAGTGTACGACAAGGATAGGTTCTCGCGTGATGATGAAATGGGGGACGCCGACTTAGACATCAAACCGTTGATAGAAGTGTTAAGATTGCGTTTGGATGATCTCCCGAACGAAACAATCATCGCGACCATAAAACCAACAAGGACTAACTGTTTAGCTGAAGAGAGCAACATAACATGGAGCAAAGGGGAGGTTATACAGAATATGGTTCTTCGGTTACGAAATGCGGTATCGGGTGAAGTTGAGGTTCAGTTAGGATGGATCAATGTTCCAGGTTCTAAAGGTCTATGa
- the LOC110903829 gene encoding protein C2-DOMAIN ABA-RELATED 4, whose amino-acid sequence MSQMSMSQLLGLLRVHIHRGVNLAIRDLRSSDPYVIIRMGKQKLKTRVVKKNLNPVWDEDLTLSIVEPLPVKLEVYDWDILSPDDKMGDAEFDFAPFLEAVRMNFEDIPNDTIITTVKPTRTNCLAEESYITWTNGRVVQNMVLRLRNVECGEIEIKLSWINVPGCRDM is encoded by the exons ATGTCGCAAATGTCGATGTCTCAACTGTTAGGTTTACTCAGAGTTCATATCCACAGAGGCGTTAATCTAGCAATTCGAGATCTGCGTAGCAGCGATCCTTACGTGATCATCCGGATGGGAAAACAG AAACTGAAGACTCGAGTGGTGAAGAAAAACCTAAATCCTGTGTGGGATGAAGATCTAACACTATCAATTGTAGAGCCTCTTCCGGTTAAACTC GAGGTGTATGACTGGGATATACTTTCACCTGATGATAAAATGGGAGATGCAGAGTTTGATTTCGCTCCGTTTCTGGAAGCAGTCAGGATGAATTTTGAAGATATCCCGAACGATACGATCATCACAACTGTGAAGCCGACGAGGACCAATTGTTTAGCGGAGGAAAGCTACATAACATGGACAAATGGAAGAGTTGTGCAAAACATGGTTCTTAGATTAAGAAATGTTGAATGTGGTGAAATTGAAATAAAGTTAAGTTGGATAAATGTTCCTGGTTGTAGAGATATGTAG